The nucleotide sequence CGCCGAGGTCGCGACCGTGGCGCTGGCCTGGCTGGCCGCGCAGCCGACCGTCGCTGTGCCGCTCGCCTCCGCGCGTACGGTCGAGCAGCTGCCGTCGCTGCTGGCGGTCGCGGATCTCGAACTGACGCCGGAAGAACTCGCGGAGCTGACGGCGGCCTCGGCGTAGGGGCGCCGCGGCCCGGGTATCCGGGCTCAGTACTGGCGGTACGGGTTGTAGCCGTCGTAGTCGACGTACGGCGGCGGCACCCAGACCCGGCCCGTGGCCCGCGCCGCGTAGGTGAGCGCGGGCCCCGCCAGCTCCTTCCGCTCCCACAGCCGGTCCAGCAGCTCCCGCTCGCGCTCGGCGAAGTCGCCGACGGCGAGACCGCGCCCGGCGCGGTGGCGCAGGAACGCCAGGGAGGTCGCCGTCACCTCGTACTCGGTGACCGCCCGCGCGGCCGTCGTGCCGTACGTACGGCCCGCGTAGTCCCGCGCCATGGTGCGGGCCCGCATCGAGGACAGCGCGGCCGGCTCGGCCGTCCCCAGCCAGCCCGCCGCCGCGTACGCGGGCAGCTGCGCGGCGACGGTGCGCAGCTCGCGCTGTCTGGCCCAGATCACCAGCCAGGTCACCAGGCCGAAGACGGGGAACATGAACATGCCGTAGACCGCGTAGAAGCCGTACGGGCCGAAGGCGGACGACGACACGTTCCACAGGGCGTGCATGCCCATCGCCAGGAGCAGGCCGAGCAGCGGCAGCCCGAGGCGGCGGAGCTTGCGGTGCGGGGGCGCCAGCGCGGCGAGCCCGAAGCCGATGCCGGTCATGACCGTGAACAGCGGGTGCGCGAACGGTGACATGACGATCCGTACGAAGAACGTGGCGACGGTGTACGTCGCGAAGCCCGTCTGGCCGAAGTCCCGGTCCTCGCCGAAGGCGTTGCCGAGGTAGAGGATGTTCTCGGTGAAGGCGAAGCCGGTCGCGGTGAAGCCGGCGACCACCGCGCCGTCCACCAGGCCGGTGAAGTCGCGTCTTCGGAAGAGGAAGATCAGCAGGACGGCCGCCGCCTTCGCGCTCTCCTCGACGACCGGCGCCACGACCGTCGCGCCGAGGGACTCGGCACCCGCGGGGTCGGCTGTCGCCGTGGCTATCCAGTGGGTCGCGAAGGAGTTCGCGATGATCGCGACCAGCGCGGCCGCGCAGGCGCCCCAGGCGAAGGCGAACAGCAGATTGCGCCACGGGCCCGGCTCGACCCGCTCCAGCCAGCGGAAGGCCGCCATCAGCAGCGGCACGGGCAGCACGGCCAGGCCGAGGCCCACCAGAAAGCCCTGGGTGCCCGTCTCGTGCCTGACCAGCGTCAGGATCACCAGACCGCAGAGCGCCAGCAGGGTGATCACCACACCGGCGCGTACCGCCTTGCTGTGCCAGAACGCCCGGCCGGGCCAGTAGCGCCGCCGGCGCACGGGCTCCGGCACCGCGCCCCACAGCTCACCGCTGCGGTCCCACACCTCGGCGACGGGGATCGGGGGCTGCGGCTCGACGCTCTGCGGGGACGGTTCTGGCACCTGTTGACCCTAACGAGCGCCGCCGACACCCGCGATGGTGCCTGGAGCGGGTGCGGCCGGATATGGCCGGCGAGGTTACGCGTCGGTGCCCGTGCGGCGGAACAGCAGGTCGTGCACGGCATGCCCCTTGTCGAGCCCCTGCCCCTCGAACCGGGTCAGCGGCCGGAACGCGGGGCGCGGGGCGTAGCCGCCGTCCGGGCTGGTGTTCTCGAAGCCGGGATGGGCGCTGATGACGTCCAGCATCTGCTCGGCGTACGGCTCCCAGTCGGTCGCGCAGTGCAGCACGGCGCCCGGCTTCAGCCGGGCGGCGGCGAGGTCGAGGAACTCGGGCTGGATCAGCCGCCGCTTGTGGTGCCGCTTCTTGGGCCACGGGTCGGGGAAGTAGACGCGGATCCCGGCGAGCGAGGCGCTCGGCAGCATCTCCCTGAGCAGGATCACCGCGTCACCGTTGGCGACCCGGATGTTGGACAGGCCGTTCTGCTCGGCGAGACGGAACAGGTTGCCCTGTCCCGGGGTGTGCACGTCCACGGCGAGGATCCCGGTGCCGGGGTCGGCCTCGGCCATCGCGGCCGTCGCCTCGCCCATGCCGAAGCCGATCTCCAGGACAACCGGCAGCCCGCCGAACATCTCCGGCAGGTCGAGGACCCGCTGTCCGTCGATGTCCAGGCCCCAGTCGGCCCACAGCCGCCGCAGCACGTCGGCCTGACCTGTCGTGACCCGGCTGCGGCGCGGCTGGAAGCTGCGGATCCGCCGCTCGAAGTGCGCCCCGGCGGGATCGGCGGCCGGCCCGGTCCCGTCAGGAAACATCCGGCTCGCGGCACGCAGCCGGTCCTCCGGCTCGGTGGGGATCAGCGGGGTCATCTCGGTCTTCTCAGGCTCGGACACAATGCGGTCGATTCTACGGAGCGCCGAAGCGACCGAGAAACCCGCGACCTTGGCGGCCGTCCGGTGGCCCGAGAGCGCCCGTGGGGCGGGGGCTGAAGGGGGTCGTGCAGGGGTGGTGTCCGGAGCGTAGAGCGTGATTTGTGGCGCGACTCGGCGGTGGCTCCGCGTCGGGCGTGTACCGCGCCGTAAATCATGCAGCGCAGGACACGACCCCGGAACGACACCCGGCAACCACCGCAACCAAGACCGGCAGCCCCGAGCCGCGCCGGACGACGACACCGCGACCAAGTCCGGCAGCCCCGAATCCGACCGGACGGCGACACCGCGACCAAGACCGGCAGCGCCGACCCCGAACCCGGCCGGACGGCTACACCGGGACCGAGACCGGCAGTCCCGAACCCGGCCGGACGACGACATCGCGACCAAGTCCGGCAGCCCCGAACCCGGCCGGACGGCGACACCGCGACCAAGGCCGGCAGCGCCGACCCCGAACCCGGCCGGACGGCGACAACCGCGACCAAGACCGGCAACCCCGAACCCCGCCGGACGGCGACACCGCAACCCAGGCCCGCAGCCCCGACCCCGGAACGGCCCCCGGCGACACCGCGACCGAGACCGGCAGTCCCGAACCCGGCCGGACGGCGACACCGCGACCGAGACCGGCAGCCCCGAACCCGGCCGGACGGCGACACCGCAACCCAGGCCCGCAACCCCGAACCCCGCCGGACGGCGACACCGCTCCCGGCGACGGCCGCAACCCAGGCCCGCACCCGAGCCGTCAGGCGTCCGCCAGCGCCGCCAGCGCTCGGCGTGCCACCTCGCGGCCGATCGGGAGTGACGCCGTGGCGGCCGGGGACGGGGCGTTCAGTACGTGGACCGTGCGTGGTGCCTCGCGGATCAGGAAGTCGTCGGCCAGCGTGCCGTCCCGCAGGACCGCCTGGGCGCGCACCCCGGCCGGGGACGGCAGCAGGTCGGCGTCCCGTACGGCGGGCAGCAGCCGCCGTACCGCCGTCGCGAAGGCGCGCTTCGACAGCGACCTGTGCAGCTCGCCCGCGCCGTACCGCCAGTGCCTCCGTGCCGTACGCCACGAGCCGGGCCAGCTCAGGGTGTCCGCCAGCTCGCCGGGGCGCAGCACCGACCAGCCGTAGCCCTCACGGGCCAGCGCCAGGACCGCGTTCGGCCCGACGTGCACCCCGCCGTCGACACCGCGCGTCAGATGGACCCCCAGGAAGGGGAACGCCGGGTCGGGCACGGGATAGACCAGCCCGCGGACCAGTTCGGGGCGGGCCAGCTCGTAGTACTCCCCGCGGAACGGGACGATCCGCATCTCCGGGTCGTCGCCCGCGAGCCGCGCCAGCCGGTCGCTCTGCAACCCCGCGCAGTTCACCAGCGCGCGGGCCCTGACGACCTCGCCCGCCGCCGTACGGACGGCGACGCCCCAGGGGCGCCGGTCGACGGCCGTCACATCGGCGCCGTACCGCACGGAGGCGCCCGCAGCCGCCGCCTCCTGGGCCAGCCGCGCCGCCACGGCGACGAAGTCGCACACGCCCGTCGAGCCGACGTGGATCGCCGCGACGCCCCGTACCCGCGGCTCGAACGCCCCGATCTGGGTGCGGCCCAGCTCGCGCACCGGAATGCCGTTCTCCCTGCCGCGCTGGGCCAGCGCGTGCAGCCTCGGCAGCTCGTCGCGGCGCGTCGCGACGATCAGCTTGCCGGTGACCTCGTGGGCGATGCCGTGCTCGGCGCAGAACGCGACCATCTCGGCCGACCCGCTGACCGCGTACCGCGCCTTCAGCGAGCCGGG is from Streptomyces sp. NBC_00370 and encodes:
- a CDS encoding PrsW family intramembrane metalloprotease encodes the protein MPEPSPQSVEPQPPIPVAEVWDRSGELWGAVPEPVRRRRYWPGRAFWHSKAVRAGVVITLLALCGLVILTLVRHETGTQGFLVGLGLAVLPVPLLMAAFRWLERVEPGPWRNLLFAFAWGACAAALVAIIANSFATHWIATATADPAGAESLGATVVAPVVEESAKAAAVLLIFLFRRRDFTGLVDGAVVAGFTATGFAFTENILYLGNAFGEDRDFGQTGFATYTVATFFVRIVMSPFAHPLFTVMTGIGFGLAALAPPHRKLRRLGLPLLGLLLAMGMHALWNVSSSAFGPYGFYAVYGMFMFPVFGLVTWLVIWARQRELRTVAAQLPAYAAAGWLGTAEPAALSSMRARTMARDYAGRTYGTTAARAVTEYEVTATSLAFLRHRAGRGLAVGDFAERERELLDRLWERKELAGPALTYAARATGRVWVPPPYVDYDGYNPYRQY
- the trmB gene encoding tRNA (guanosine(46)-N7)-methyltransferase TrmB, translated to MTPLIPTEPEDRLRAASRMFPDGTGPAADPAGAHFERRIRSFQPRRSRVTTGQADVLRRLWADWGLDIDGQRVLDLPEMFGGLPVVLEIGFGMGEATAAMAEADPGTGILAVDVHTPGQGNLFRLAEQNGLSNIRVANGDAVILLREMLPSASLAGIRVYFPDPWPKKRHHKRRLIQPEFLDLAAARLKPGAVLHCATDWEPYAEQMLDVISAHPGFENTSPDGGYAPRPAFRPLTRFEGQGLDKGHAVHDLLFRRTGTDA
- the lhgO gene encoding L-2-hydroxyglutarate oxidase, producing MSGRGPAEFDCDVLVVGGGIVGLSTAYALTRAAPDTRVVVLEKERGPARHQTGHNSGVIHSGIYYAPGSLKARYAVSGSAEMVAFCAEHGIAHEVTGKLIVATRRDELPRLHALAQRGRENGIPVRELGRTQIGAFEPRVRGVAAIHVGSTGVCDFVAVAARLAQEAAAAGASVRYGADVTAVDRRPWGVAVRTAAGEVVRARALVNCAGLQSDRLARLAGDDPEMRIVPFRGEYYELARPELVRGLVYPVPDPAFPFLGVHLTRGVDGGVHVGPNAVLALAREGYGWSVLRPGELADTLSWPGSWRTARRHWRYGAGELHRSLSKRAFATAVRRLLPAVRDADLLPSPAGVRAQAVLRDGTLADDFLIREAPRTVHVLNAPSPAATASLPIGREVARRALAALADA